The segment AGCTCAAAACGGCATTTACAGTACTGCCCCGCCCACGCCGCCACGGCACTGCAGGCATCCACCTTGGAAGCAGCCGGCATCTGCGAAATCTTGGAGTGGTACGCCTCGAAAGCGACTCCGATAATCCCCGCGCGCTTGGTCGACTTCACGGCCGCCTGTGGCTCCAGCGGCGGCGACagcacccccaccaccggcgtCGCCGACGGAGGAGGAATAGGCGGCGGCTGCGGCCGGCGAGGAGACCTGGTGCTGGGGGTGGATGCCGGCGTATGGTACAGAGAGGGGACGGAGAGGTCGGGCACCTGGACAAGGACGGGCTTCCCCTGACGGTTCTTGGCCTCGGAGGAGTAGACCGCGAGAAGGACGGCCTCGAAGccggagagagaggaggggagctCGGGCGGCAAGCGGCGGAGGTAGAGCGCCGCGAGGAGGGGCAGGAAGGCGAGCGCAGCGAGGCGGAGGTCGGGATCTGCGGAGAGGAGCGTGTCGTAGAGCCAGTGGCAGGCGGGGTCGTCGGCGCCTCCCCCCGAACGGAGCGCGCCAGAAAGCGCCGCGTAGGCATCGGGAGAGCGGAGGAGCGCGCGGGCCGGGTGGTCGGAGTCCGCGAGGGCCGCGATGTCGTGGGCGGCGGGCGGAGGGAGGATGGAGGAGAGCGCGAGGATGCGGGAGCGCGCCTGCGAGACGGACTCCCACCAGGAAGGGGTGGGGTTAGAGGCCGACGCCGAGGCGGAGCCGGAGGGCGAGGCGGCGCCCGCGCCGGCGGAGGACGGGGAGGGAGTCATGGccccggcggcggtggcggcggagaaGCCGAGATGAGATCTCGCGCGGCTGTAGAATGGACGCTTTGGTGATTAATTGTTTCTTGAAGGGTTCCGTCGTAAAACTAGAGAGTAGAGACAGGTAGCGGGTAGTCATAAGTGGGCTTGGCGGGTCGTGGATAATATTCGTGATCCATATTCTCCAAATGGGCTGGCAGATTGCGGATAATATTTGCGATCCATTTTCTGAATGGGCCAAATGTGTTTTGGGTCACTGTGAATATCGTAgtagttaattttttattttttttattttaaattttcaaatttagtaATTTTAGGTGATCGTCTGAAAATACAGTAACTATAGACGACGTCCGCACTCAgctgaaatttatctttttttcctaTTGTATAAGTGAATCATAAAGCAAATCCAACGGCCGATA is part of the Phragmites australis chromosome 12, lpPhrAust1.1, whole genome shotgun sequence genome and harbors:
- the LOC133887143 gene encoding uncharacterized protein LOC133887143; translation: MTPSPSSAGAGAASPSGSASASASNPTPSWWESVSQARSRILALSSILPPPAAHDIAALADSDHPARALLRSPDAYAALSGALRSGGGADDPACHWLYDTLLSADPDLRLAALAFLPLLAALYLRRLPPELPSSLSGFEAVLLAVYSSEAKNRQGKPVLVQVPDLSVPSLYHTPASTPSTRSPRRPQPPPIPPPSATPVVGVLSPPLEPQAAVKSTKRAGIIGVAFEAYHSKISQMPAASKVDACSAVAAWAGQYCKCRFELDEKELEEEEGDSFESMSPMSSEAENGKELEEELARMRVNGDSSGRNCGKEEVKEARVPLPWELLQPVMRVLGHCLLAPLNPPEVRDAAAEAVRVVYARACHDLVPQAILAARSLIELDKSARKASKAAAAAASGATVASGTAGSTASSSRPSSKPNTPSKQRKPDMLLVSK